One segment of Gammaproteobacteria bacterium DNA contains the following:
- a CDS encoding urease accessory protein UreF, with amino-acid sequence MPLALPRLLQLCSPALPVGAYAYSQGLECAVEQGWVQNELSAGHWILGLLDHNLRRLDLPIFVRLYQGWQVANAGEVRRWNARLHASREAAELQREDTHLGAALARLLTDLGMAEAVAWRNASQVCFATLFSLAAVKWEIPLQAATTGLAWTWVENQVAAATRLIPLGQTASQRLLVAATPVLIDAVHSALTLPDEDIGAAAPGLALAGALHETQYSRLFRS; translated from the coding sequence ATTCCCCTGGCGTTACCCCGCCTGTTGCAGCTATGCAGCCCCGCTCTCCCGGTAGGGGCTTACGCCTACTCGCAGGGACTGGAATGCGCTGTTGAACAAGGTTGGGTGCAAAATGAACTCAGCGCGGGCCACTGGATTCTGGGTCTACTGGACCACAATCTGCGGCGACTTGACCTGCCGATTTTCGTCCGGCTCTATCAAGGATGGCAAGTTGCCAATGCTGGCGAAGTCCGTCGCTGGAACGCCCGATTACATGCCTCGCGCGAGGCTGCGGAGTTGCAGCGGGAGGATACCCATTTAGGCGCAGCGCTGGCCCGCTTGTTGACCGACCTGGGCATGGCCGAAGCGGTAGCCTGGCGTAATGCATCCCAGGTGTGTTTCGCCACGCTGTTCAGTCTGGCGGCGGTGAAATGGGAGATTCCCCTGCAGGCGGCAACCACCGGTTTGGCTTGGACCTGGGTTGAAAACCAGGTCGCCGCCGCGACCCGATTGATTCCGCTCGGCCAGACCGCTAGCCAACGATTGCTGGTCGCTGCTACGCCCGTGCTGATTGACGCCGTTCACTCAGCGCTGACCCTGCCGGACGAGGATATCGGCGCCGCCGCTCCCGGTCTGGCTTTGGCTGGGGCGCTGCATGAAACCCAGTATTCCCGACTGTTCCGATCCTGA
- the ureE gene encoding urease accessory protein UreE gives MDVAEPVELQIVERLREALPAETTLTLPFELRQKSRLRTWLDSGADVGLFLPRGTVLRHGDLLRATTGLVVEVRAAAERVSTAYTDDGLSLARAAYHLGNRHIPLQIRSGWVRYLHDHVLDKMMDELGLTVIHEQAPFEPEAGAHGGAGAHHHHHHHHHHHHHDPA, from the coding sequence ATGGACGTTGCCGAACCCGTGGAATTACAAATTGTCGAGCGTTTGCGTGAGGCGTTGCCTGCCGAAACGACATTGACCCTGCCCTTTGAACTGCGCCAGAAAAGCCGGTTGCGAACCTGGCTGGACAGTGGCGCGGACGTGGGTCTGTTTTTGCCGCGCGGCACGGTGCTGCGGCATGGCGATTTGCTACGCGCCACGACCGGTCTGGTGGTTGAGGTTCGCGCCGCTGCAGAGCGCGTTTCCACTGCCTATACCGACGATGGACTGTCTCTGGCGCGCGCTGCTTACCACTTGGGCAACCGTCATATCCCCTTGCAAATCCGCTCGGGCTGGGTGCGCTATCTTCACGATCATGTGCTGGACAAAATGATGGATGAACTAGGGCTGACGGTGATTCATGAACAGGCGCCCTTCGAGCCGGAAGCCGGGGCGCATGGCGGTGCAGGCGCTCATCATCATCATCATCATCATCACCATCACCATCACCATGATCCGGCATAG